The following are encoded in a window of Castanea sativa cultivar Marrone di Chiusa Pesio chromosome 9, ASM4071231v1 genomic DNA:
- the LOC142609523 gene encoding protein SCARECROW-like yields MTACTWLDVDVNGGNNSNKNTDNNSPLTTSASNNNNNSSRRSRCYEEQPRNHRHHQLSNGKMLRKRMASEIEMEVQTSSTCTAPDTNKNNDYIRFSRRAGSNTTTVNGSSSSFQVAGNNNHVGSVDNFPAAAIPNPSQTINYSTMLPSSTTNMTSMTSGGGFLSCVTPPNLSPAAQPQISTTPAAVSVSVCGFSGLPLFPSERSQNTSNNTTTNSNGNSNSNGNSNRNRSSSRSLPNNNNNKASACGVSMEDGSAWIDGIIKDLIHSSNNVSIPQLIQNVREIIFPCNPNLAAVLEYRLRSLTSADPIPNYVPAAAELRRSRATVVQQQAGQQTPLQLPVSTSEAMNQLYLHWGITPLPTASPSPTVQVQLQDEQQQQENSPPPDTAILMPPTTTTSATTPTNIVHTTREKKEEMRQQKRDEQGLHLLTLLLQCAEAVSADNFEEANNMLLEISELSTPFGTAAQRVAAYFSEAMSARLVSSCLGIYGSLPNSGHSYSQKMASAFQVFNGISPLVKFSHFTANQAIQEAFEREERVHIIDLDIMQGLQWPGLFHILASRPRGPPYVRLTGLGTSMDALEATGKRLSDFAEKLGLPFEFIPLADKPGNLDPERLNVSKREAVAVHWLQHSLYDVTGSDTNMLWLLQRLAPKVVTVVEQDLSHAGSFLGRFVEAIHYYSALFDSLGASYGEESEERHVVEQQLLSREIRNVLAVGGPSRSGEVKFHNWREKLQQCGFKPLSLAGNAATQATLLLGMFPSDGYTLVEDNGTLKLGWKDLCLLTASAWRPPFPATTSTHHY; encoded by the exons ATGACTGCTTGTACTTGGCTTGATGTTGATGTCAATGGCGGTAACAATAGCAACAAAAATACAGATAACAATAGTCCCTTGACTACAAGTGcctccaacaacaacaataatagcAGCAGGAGGTCAAGGTGCTACGAGGAACAACCACGtaatcatcgtcatcatcagcTGTCTAACGGAAAGATGCTGAGAAAAAGGATGGCTTCTGAGATTGAGATGGAGGTTCAGACATCCTCCACATGTACAGCCCCTGATACCAACAAGAATAATGATTATATTAGGTTTTCCCGGCGAGCTGGCAGTAACACTACCACCGTGAATGGTAGCTCTAGCTCGTTTCAAGTTGCTGGTAATAATAATCATGTCGGTTCAGTGGACAACTTCCCTGCAGCCGCTATACCAAATCCAAGTCAGACCATCAACTACTCCACTATGCTACCTTCTTCCACCACCAATATGACCAGTATGACGTCAGGTGGTGGGTTTTTATCTTGTGTTACTCCTCCCAACTTAAGTCCTGCGGCCCAGCCCCAAATAAGCACTACCCCTGCTGCTGTTTCTGTTTCTGTGTGTGGGTTCTCAGGCCTGCCCTTGTTTCCTTCCGAAAGGAGTCAAAATACTAGTAATAATACTACAACCAACAGCAAcggcaacagcaacagcaacggCAACAGCAACCGCAACCGCAGCAGCAGCAGAAGCcttcctaataataataataataaggcgAGTGCTTGTGGTGTTTCCATGGAAGACGGCTCGGCGTGGATCGACGGCATCATAAAGGATCTAATCCACAGCTCCAACAACGTGTCTATTCCACAGCTCATCCAGAACGTGAGAGAGATTATTTTTCCTTGCAATCCTAATCTTGCTGCTGTCCTCGAGTACAGGCTTCGCTCCCTAACTTCAGCCGATCCCATCCCAAATTATGTGCCAGCAGCAGCGGAACTCAGGAGATCAAGGGCTACTGTAGTGCAGCAACAAGCAGGCCAACAGACTCCGCTGCAGCTTCCTGTTTCGACTTCTGAAGCAATGAATCAATTGTATCTGCACTGGGGAATTACACCCCTCCCTACCGCTTCCCCTAGCCCTACCGTCCAAGTTCAATTGCAAGATGAGCAACAACAACAGGAAAACTCTCCCCCTCCAGATACTGCAATATTAATGCCGcctactactactactagtGCGACCACCCCAACTAATATTGTCCATACAAccagagagaagaaagaagagatgCGTCAGCAGAAGAGGGATGAACAAGGCTTACACCTCCTCACCTTGCTCTTGCAATGCGCCGAAGCTGTTTCCGCTGATAATTTTGAGGAAGCAAACAACATGCTTCTGGAGATTTCCGAACTTTCAACGCCTTTTGGTACTGCCGCGCAGCGTGTGGCTGCATATTTCTCCGAGGCCATGTCCGCAAGACTGGTGAGCTCGTGCCTCGGAATATATGGGTCGCTGCCCAATTCAGGCCATAGTTATAGCCAAAAGATGGCTTCTGCCTTTCAAGTATTCAATGGCATCAGCCCCCTCGTCAAGTTTTCGCATTTCACAGCCAATCAGGCTATACAGGAAGCATTCGAGAGGGAGGAAAGAGTTCACATCATTGATCTAGACATCATGCAAGGTCTCCAGTGGCCTGGTCTCTTTCACATCCTTGCTTCTAGACCCCGCGGACCACCTTATGTGCGCCTCACCGGCCTAGGAACCTCCATGGATGCTCTCGAGGCTACTGGCAAGCGCTTGTCCGATTTCGCCGAGAAATTAGGCCTTCCCTTTGAGTTCATTCCTCTCGCAGATAAACCCGGCAATTTGGACCCAGAGAGGCTTAATGTCAGCAAGAGGGAAGCCGTTGCTGTTCACTGGTTGCAGCATTCCCTTTACGATGTCACTGGTTCCGACACCAATATGCTGTGGCTTTTGCAGAG ATTGGCACCAAAAGTTGTGACGGTGGTAGAGCAGGACCTGAGCCACGCAGGTTCATTCCTGGGAAGGTTTGTGGAGGCAATACACTACTACTCGGCACTGTTCGATTCACTCGGGGCAAGCTACGGAGAGGAGAGCGAGGAAAGGCACGTGGTAGAGCAGCAGTTGCTATCGAGGGAGATCCGGAATGTGCTGGCTGTTGGGGGCCCATCGAGGAGTGGAGAGGTGAAGTTCCATAACTGGAGGGAGAAGCTGCAGCAGTGTGGGTTCAAGCCCCTCTCTTTGGCTGGGAATGCTGCCACCCAGGCCACCCTGCTTCTTGGTATGTTCCCTTCCGATGGTTACACCTTGGTTGAGGACAATGGCACCCTCAAGCTTGGTTGGAAAGACCTTTGCTTGCTCACTGCTTCTGCCTGGAGGCCTCCTTTTCCTGCTACTACCTCTACCCATCACTATTGA